In the Clupea harengus chromosome 16, Ch_v2.0.2, whole genome shotgun sequence genome, one interval contains:
- the LOC116224048 gene encoding cilia- and flagella-associated protein 54-like: MEPLPASYYGKIDKKNPVISAFVGEIKEFKSCIKRVRDFPKFDQTTYVRGSKLLFGIWNKYKPRLPTYYYDQHVLHIADFLFSNKLYYLAQWQGYGRYLCEHGDVTIDSIKDVDHFKSTLFPQGLNTDQAKLTFQALQGQCQCMFYLERARGREPSLDSVQKLLSLLGFLRIMMQALLPQEKLCWLVYNVLTKRQVFVSIKL, encoded by the exons ATGGAGCCATTACCTGCGTCCTACTACGGGAAGATCGACAAGAAAAATCCTGTAATATCAGCCTTTGTCGGAGAAATAAAGGAGTTTAAGTCATGCATTAAACGTGTTAGGGACTTTCCAAAGTTTGACCAGACCACCTACGTGAGAGG GTCGAAACTGCTTTTTGGAATATGGAACAAGTACAAGCCTCGGCTCCCAACGTATTATTATGACCAACACGTTCTACACATAGCCGATTTTCTCTTCTCGAACAAG CTTTACTACCTGGCACAGTGGCAGGGCTATGGACGGTACCTGTGTGAGCACGGTGATGTGACCATCGACAGCATCAAAGATGTCGACCACTTCAAGAGCACCTTATTTCCGCAGGGCCTTAATACCGACCAAGCTAAGCTTACA TTCCAAGCGCTCCAGGGCCAGTGTCAGTGCATGTTCTACCTGGAGAGAGCCAGGGGCAGGGAACCGAGCCTGGACTCGGTCCAGAAGCTGCTCAGCCTCCTGGGCTTCCTGCGCATAATGATGCAGGCTCTGCTGCCCCAGGAGAAGCTGTGCTGGCTTGTTTACAATG TGCTGACCAAGCGACAGGTCTTCGTTTCAATCAAACTGTAA
- the LOC105888556 gene encoding cilia- and flagella-associated protein 54 translates to MPVILICIFCLPLGSLYIYDICRYLMSVSRSSQALEFLLWACVCLETSIPLLSPRFLAWRSTLYCAVCQCYYEAQAGVHAEVFARRALGKVSDLANLESPDDSPMSTEDQKAFKEATIKLAIMVFKRSVYEPRRKPKSLFRPKTKNCLRDASTMPWPRNHTERILVELFEGNAAQFLAVLEALWDSTRRPLQTGGLDEPDLMDVAMELMAAGISLLSGVGGSIEMHRNDDLPLCLNGISPDRDLLHVAVAGENPISVDAAVKFVKLLFRYEQWDMFKSLSGSLLSVLASLKGPEVRKAEVGLTLLSLVDDLLAVQRSKHMHKDTGTDDGSERERPLGVMGLTQGFMELVEALHSSVCEPKEGVEPDGDLVMDLILFLWNKCKLAFQRAQVRHWHPAHYLGKMESQDKWVKALFLLNEVAQAFELAAIDPVAVAEMTLRLALVLESSAENALQSGRPAVTPQESSTESTPVEKDSAAFSPVKFPGEQQLQLLYEVLKRGFEAICDGITRLLPCDGSAVCDMAFMQWLGDSARGAPRGEEPEGGVKSPTFTLSMDLQVELLAFLHRAAIKLALHTGQPESVVVEGIKKNHVSRALFLMQKALLQYRSSQSCTKKLLEEALSLVEKAEAEEKRLYLSCAAGKRKPGAEEGSRGPPSPILLSRNNHSLTFMPAPYSLEKQVCWYQIGGREVDGINLKVRVGDCHLLGTGVMIPAKGERLFRIEGLEHNQKYIFAVAAYDAQGKMVGQSIGDSTKPILASAPLSLLMTWSHLAQAAYQTGQQAVAKRACAQLWGHFTRPPPPENTPLSPQTPQPEGLAQTRQGNPAHYIQLFI, encoded by the exons ATGCCTGTCATTTTAATATGTATTTTCTGCTTGCCTTTAGGTTCCCTATATATCTATGACATATGCAGATACCTTATGTCAGTGAGCCGATCATCACAG gcTCTTGAGTTCCtgctgtgggcctgtgtgtgcctggagACCTCCATCCCCCTGCTGTCCCCACGCTTCCTGGCCTGGAGGAGCACGCTCTACTGCGCCGTGTGCCAGTGCTACTACGAGGCCCAGGCGGGCGTCCACGCAGAG GTGTTTGCGAGGCGAGCTCTGGGTAAGGTCAGTGACCTGGCCAATCTGGAGAGTCCTGATGACTCCCCAATGAGCACAGAAGATCAGAAAGCCTTTAAAGAGGCGACTATTAAG ctggccATCATGGTGTTTAAAAGGAGTGTGTACGAGCCTCGGAGGAAGCCCAAGAGCTTATTCAGACCCAAGACAAAGAACTGCCTCAGGGACGCCTCAACT atGCCGTGGCCTCGTAACCACACGGAGCGCATCCTGGTGGAGCTGTTCGAGGGCAATGCGGCCCAGTTCCTGGCGGTGCTGGAGGCCCTGTGGGACAGCACACGGCGCCCCCTACAGACCGGGGGTCTAGATGAGCCCGACCTCATGGACGTGGCGATGGAGCTCATGGCTGCTGGCATCAGCCTACTCTCAG GTGTGGGAGGGTCCATAGAAATGCACCGGAATGAtgatcttcctctctgtctgaatgGAATCTCTCCTGACCGCGATCTCCTGCATGTGGCCGTAGCTG GGGAAAATCCGATTTCAGTGGATGCTGCCGTGAAGTTTGTGAAGCTGCTGTTTCGCTACGAGCAGTGGGACATGTTCAAGAGCCTCTCCGGCAGCCTTCTCTCTGTACTGGCA AGCCTGAAGGGCCCAGAGGTGCGGAAGGCTGAGGTGGGGCTGACTCTCCTCTCATTGGTGGATGATTTACTGGCTGTGCAGAGGTCcaagcacatgcacaaagaTACCGGGACAGATGATGGATCag AGAGGGAAAGGCCCCTAGGAGTAATGGGCTTGACCCAGGGGTTTATGGAGCTGGTCGAGGCTCTGCACTCCTCCGTCTGCGAACCCAAAGAG GGTGTGGAGCCAGACGGGGACCTGGTGATGGACTTGATTCTCTTTCTGTGGAACAAATGCAAGCTGGCCTTCCAGAGGGCCCAGGTCAGACACTGGCACCCGGCACACTACCTGGGCAAGATGGAGAGCCAGGACAAG tgggtgaaGGCCCTGTTCCTGCTGAATGAGGTGGCCCAGGCCTTTGAGCTGGCTGCCATAGACCCCGTGGCGGTGGCAGAGATGACCCTGCGTCTGGCCCTGGTGCTGGAGAGCAGTGCAGAGAACGCCCTCCAATCAGGGAGACCCGCAG TCACCCCACAGGAAAGCAGTACGGAATCTACGCCTGTGGAGAAAGACAGCGCCGCTTTCTCACCTGTTAAG tttccaGGTGAGCAGCAGCTGCAGTTGTTATATGAGGTCCTGAAGAGGGGTTTTGAGGCAATCTGTGATGGAATCACCAGACTACTGCCCTGCGATGGCTCAGCTGTCTGTGACATGGCCTTTATGCAG TGGCTGGGTGACTCTGCCAGGGGCGCCCCCAGAGGGGAGGAGCCCGAGGGGGGGGTGAAGAGTCCCACGTTCACCCTCTCCATGGACCTCCAGGTGGAGCTGCTGGCGTTCCTGCACCGCGCCGCCATCAAGCTCGCCCTCCACACCGGCCAGCCAG AGTCTGTGGTTGTGGAGGGGATTAAGAAGAACCACGTCTCCAGAGCGCTGTTCCTGATGCAGAAGGCCCTGCTGCAGTACAGGAGCAGTCAGAGTTGCACAAAGAAACTTCTGGAG GAGGCCTTGTCTCTGGTGGAGAAGGCCGAGGCGGAGGAGAAGAGGCTGTACCTCTCCTGCGCTGCGGGGAAGAGGAAGCCGGGTGCAGAGGAGGGAAGCAGGGGCCCCCCGTCCCCCATCTTGCTGTCCCGCAACAACCACTCCCTCACCTTCATGCCAGCACCCTACAGCCTGGAGAAACAG GTTTGCTGGTACCAGATTGGGGGTCGAGAGGTCGATGGCATCAACCTGAAGGTCCGAGTGGGAGACTGCCACCTGCTGGGCACAGGGGTTATG ATTCCTGCTAAGGGGGAGCGGCTGTTTCGCATTGAAGGGTTAGAACACAATCAGAAGTACATCTTTGCGGTGGCCGCGTACGATGCTCAGGGCAAGATGGTGGGCCAGTCTATCGGCGATAGCACCAAACCCATCCTGGCGTCCGCCCCCTTATCGCTGCTGATGACCTGGTCACACCTGGCACAG GCAGCCTACCAGACTGGCCAGCAGGCGGTGGCCAAGAGAGCCTGCGCTCAGCTGTGGGGCCACTTCACCAGGCCGCCCCCCCCGGAGAACACCCCCCTCAGTCCCCAGACACCCCAGCCAGAGGGGCTCGCCCAAACCAGGCAAGGAAACCCTGCTCATTATATTCAGTTATTCATCTAG